The proteins below are encoded in one region of Tsuneonella sp. CC-YZS046:
- a CDS encoding glutamate synthase subunit beta: protein MGKETGFLEVDRKDRTYADPKERLKHYKEFVIPHAEPALREQASRCMNCGIPYCHNGCPVNNIIPDWNHLVYEGDWRDALEILHSTNNFPEFTGRICPAPCEASCTLNIIDQPVTIKSIECAIVDRGWKEGWIEPQVPGRRTGKSVAVVGSGPAGMACAQQLARAGHSVTLFEKNDRVGGLMRYGIPDFKMEKHLIDRRMKQMEAEGVAFRPSTEIGVEVSFKALKENFDAVVLSGGAENPRPLQIPGAELPGVHYAMSFLTQQNKRNAGDDEARAAPNGTLSATGKHVIVIGGGDTGSDCVGTSNRQGAASVTQLEIMPRPPEKEDKALTWPDWPLKLRTSTSHDEGVERDWAVLTKRVIGDNKVTGLECVRVEWNNGRMEEVPGSEFTLQADLILLAMGFLGPRKQGMLDQSGVAMTDRGNVDANLIDYRTSEDMVFSCGDMRRGQSLVVWAIREGRQCARAVDEALMGASELPR from the coding sequence ATGGGCAAGGAAACCGGCTTTCTCGAAGTCGACCGCAAGGATCGCACCTATGCGGACCCCAAGGAACGGCTGAAGCACTACAAGGAATTCGTGATCCCGCATGCGGAGCCGGCGCTGCGCGAGCAGGCGTCGCGCTGCATGAATTGCGGCATTCCCTATTGCCACAACGGCTGTCCGGTGAACAACATCATCCCGGACTGGAACCATCTGGTCTATGAGGGCGACTGGCGCGATGCGCTGGAAATACTGCATTCGACCAACAATTTCCCGGAATTCACCGGCCGCATCTGCCCCGCCCCGTGCGAGGCGAGCTGCACGCTGAACATCATCGACCAGCCGGTGACCATCAAGTCGATCGAATGCGCCATCGTCGATCGCGGCTGGAAGGAAGGCTGGATCGAGCCGCAGGTGCCCGGCCGGCGCACCGGCAAGTCCGTGGCGGTGGTCGGCTCCGGCCCGGCGGGCATGGCCTGCGCCCAGCAGCTTGCGCGGGCCGGCCATTCCGTGACCCTGTTCGAGAAGAACGACCGGGTGGGCGGGCTGATGCGTTACGGCATTCCCGACTTCAAGATGGAAAAGCACCTCATCGACCGCCGCATGAAGCAGATGGAAGCCGAAGGGGTGGCCTTCCGCCCGTCGACCGAAATCGGCGTGGAGGTTTCCTTCAAGGCCTTGAAGGAGAATTTCGACGCGGTGGTGCTGTCGGGCGGCGCGGAAAACCCGCGTCCGCTGCAGATCCCCGGCGCGGAGCTGCCGGGCGTCCACTATGCGATGAGCTTCCTGACCCAGCAGAACAAGCGCAATGCCGGGGATGACGAGGCGCGCGCCGCGCCCAACGGCACGCTCAGCGCCACCGGCAAGCATGTCATCGTGATCGGCGGCGGCGATACCGGGTCGGACTGCGTCGGCACCTCCAACCGCCAGGGCGCGGCCAGCGTGACCCAGCTGGAAATCATGCCCAGGCCGCCTGAAAAGGAAGACAAGGCGCTGACCTGGCCGGACTGGCCGCTCAAGCTGCGGACATCCACCAGCCACGACGAGGGCGTGGAGCGCGACTGGGCGGTGCTGACCAAGCGCGTGATCGGCGACAACAAGGTCACGGGCCTGGAATGCGTGCGCGTCGAATGGAACAACGGCCGGATGGAAGAAGTGCCGGGCAGCGAGTTCACGCTGCAGGCCGACCTCATCCTGCTGGCGATGGGCTTCCTCGGCCCGCGCAAGCAGGGGATGCTGGACCAGTCCGGCGTCGCCATGACGGATCGCGGCAATGTCGATGCCAATCTGATCGACTACAGGACGAGCGAGGACATGGTGTTCTCCTGCGGCGACATGCGCCGGGGCCAGTCGCTGGTGGTATGGGCGATCCGCGAAGGCCGCCAATGCGCGCGGGCGGTGGACGAGGCATTGATGGGCGCGAGCGAACTGCCGCGCTGA